The following coding sequences are from one Pseudomonadota bacterium window:
- a CDS encoding ParB N-terminal domain-containing protein — MATKKTSANPEFLYIPVDKIIVLEQVRSSINVETDSFKSLVQSIKGKGILEPLIVTGQDDGTYLLICGERRLVAARQ, encoded by the coding sequence ATGGCAACAAAAAAGACAAGTGCAAATCCTGAATTTCTGTACATTCCCGTAGACAAGATTATAGTGCTGGAACAGGTGAGATCGAGTATTAATGTTGAGACAGACTCATTCAAGTCGCTCGTGCAGTCAATCAAAGGCAAGGGTATCCTGGAACCGCTTATTGTAACCGGGCAGGATGACGGGACATATCTACTCATCTGCGGGGAGAGGCGTCTGGTGGCAGCACGGCAAC